The Fulvivirga ligni genome window below encodes:
- a CDS encoding Crp/Fnr family transcriptional regulator, producing the protein MIRKNQDLLNYIIKTPDNQFIKKVFNKGEIILEQRKNVQNIFIISSGLAKCYRSEDNGKDFIQEFFSTGEICGEVEVFTNTLSFCSIEAISDMEVYKIRRDQFDQLLQTDQTFNRLIMTALANKISYKSKRHAYQWAHDAESNILNILEANPDLLEMISKQDFANFLGITLRSLNRILHQLKEGGLL; encoded by the coding sequence ATGATCAGAAAAAATCAGGACCTACTCAATTACATCATAAAAACACCTGATAATCAGTTTATTAAAAAGGTTTTTAATAAAGGCGAGATCATTCTTGAGCAAAGAAAAAACGTACAGAATATCTTCATCATCAGTTCTGGTTTGGCCAAATGCTACCGATCTGAGGATAATGGCAAAGACTTTATTCAGGAGTTCTTCAGCACGGGTGAAATTTGCGGAGAGGTTGAAGTTTTTACTAATACCCTGAGCTTTTGTTCAATAGAGGCCATATCAGATATGGAGGTCTATAAAATTCGCCGCGATCAGTTTGATCAACTTTTACAAACAGATCAAACTTTTAACCGATTAATAATGACTGCACTGGCCAATAAAATCAGTTACAAATCTAAACGGCATGCTTACCAGTGGGCTCATGATGCAGAGAGTAACATCCTGAACATTCTGGAAGCTAATCCTGATTTATTAGAGATGATTTCTAAACAGGATTTTGCTAATTTTCTAGGCATAACCTTGAGAAGCCTGAACCGCATACTACATCAACTAAAAGAAGGAGGACTCTTATAA
- a CDS encoding HD domain-containing protein: MQAERLLKQIEFIKQIDQLKYIMRKTRLFNSDRHENDAEHSWHLAMMAIVLAEHADEKVDLLKVMKMVLIHDIVEIDAGDTFLYDNTKNHVNTEEELIAAKRIFGLLPEDQATDLIDVWQEFEAGETKEARFAKALDRLEPVMQNVSNNGGTWAEYDVELSRVIDKICVIEKGSSTLWDYTQEIVNESAEKGILRSK, translated from the coding sequence ATGCAAGCGGAAAGATTATTAAAACAGATAGAATTTATAAAGCAGATAGATCAGCTAAAATATATCATGCGTAAAACGCGCCTTTTCAATAGTGATAGGCATGAAAATGACGCAGAACATAGCTGGCATTTGGCTATGATGGCCATTGTACTGGCTGAGCATGCAGATGAAAAGGTAGATTTGCTTAAGGTAATGAAAATGGTCCTTATCCACGATATAGTGGAGATAGATGCAGGAGATACCTTTTTGTATGACAATACCAAAAACCACGTGAATACCGAGGAGGAACTGATTGCTGCCAAACGTATATTCGGTTTGCTTCCAGAAGATCAAGCTACAGATTTAATTGATGTATGGCAAGAGTTTGAGGCTGGAGAAACCAAAGAAGCCAGGTTTGCCAAGGCACTGGATAGGTTGGAGCCAGTAATGCAAAACGTGAGCAATAACGGTGGCACCTGGGCTGAATATGACGTAGAATTATCCAGGGTTATCGATAAGATCTGTGTTATAGAAAAAGGATCGTCTACCTTGTGGGACTACACACAGGAAATAGTAAATGAAAGTGCAGAAAAGGGCATTTTGAGGTCAAAGTGA
- a CDS encoding amidohydrolase family protein, with the protein MKLLYTLAFSLISITTFSQKILLTADRLFDGEEIHENYAVIVEGNKITAIGPFKKLSTQADSVINFGNSTIMPGMIEAHSHVLLYPYNETEWNDQVMKESENLRAIRGAQMANRNLMAGFTTIRDLGSEGAGYADVAIKQSIEASIVAGPRMLVAGRAIVASGSYGPKGYNPDVEVVLGAQAADGNDLIRVTREQIGHGADIVKVYADYRWGANKEAMPTFSLEELKLIVETAKSSGRDVVAHASTAEGMRRAILAGVSTIEHGSDATDEVLALMKEKNVALCPTLAATYAISTYRGWDDQTQPEPEVVKAKRDFFKRALKHKVTIIAGGDVGVFPHGENARELILMSEYGMPNLDILKSVTSVNARIFKLNNIGNIKPDYLADIVVVKGDPLKSINATTNVTFVMKDGVIYKSLH; encoded by the coding sequence ATGAAATTACTTTATACACTTGCTTTTTCACTCATTTCAATCACCACTTTCTCTCAAAAGATTTTACTCACTGCAGACAGGCTTTTTGATGGAGAAGAAATCCATGAGAACTATGCTGTTATTGTAGAAGGCAATAAAATAACAGCTATAGGACCCTTTAAAAAACTCAGTACTCAGGCTGATTCTGTGATCAATTTTGGCAATAGTACTATTATGCCAGGAATGATTGAGGCGCATTCTCACGTGCTGCTATATCCTTATAATGAGACTGAGTGGAATGATCAGGTGATGAAGGAATCAGAAAACTTAAGAGCTATACGTGGAGCACAAATGGCTAATAGAAACCTCATGGCCGGCTTTACTACCATAAGAGACTTAGGATCTGAAGGCGCTGGCTATGCTGATGTAGCCATAAAGCAAAGCATTGAAGCAAGTATAGTGGCAGGGCCTCGGATGCTGGTGGCAGGCAGGGCTATTGTAGCCTCCGGGAGCTATGGACCGAAAGGTTATAATCCTGATGTAGAGGTTGTTCTAGGTGCACAGGCTGCCGATGGCAATGATCTAATAAGAGTAACCAGAGAGCAAATTGGTCATGGAGCTGATATTGTAAAGGTATATGCAGATTACAGATGGGGAGCAAATAAAGAAGCTATGCCTACATTTTCTTTGGAAGAATTAAAACTGATAGTGGAAACTGCCAAAAGCAGCGGCCGAGATGTAGTAGCACACGCTTCTACTGCTGAAGGTATGAGAAGGGCAATTCTTGCAGGTGTGAGCACCATAGAACATGGCTCTGATGCCACCGATGAAGTGCTTGCGCTTATGAAAGAAAAGAACGTGGCTCTCTGCCCTACACTTGCAGCCACCTATGCCATATCTACCTACCGTGGATGGGATGATCAAACTCAACCAGAACCAGAGGTAGTAAAAGCAAAAAGAGATTTTTTCAAAAGAGCGCTTAAACACAAGGTCACCATCATTGCCGGAGGTGATGTGGGTGTGTTTCCGCATGGAGAAAATGCCAGAGAACTCATCTTAATGAGCGAGTATGGAATGCCCAACCTGGACATCCTGAAATCAGTGACCAGCGTAAACGCCAGAATTTTCAAACTCAACAATATAGGAAATATTAAACCTGATTACCTGGCTGACATTGTGGTGGTAAAGGGTGATCCTTTAAAGTCTATAAATGCAACCACTAATGTGACTTTTGTAATGAAGGATGGGGTGATTTATAAAAGTTTGCATTAA